The proteins below are encoded in one region of Paracoccus sp. N5:
- the dctP gene encoding TRAP transporter substrate-binding protein DctP: MFMDEMAERTGGKVQFQYFSSEQLAKSTELLSATQLGVVDVGEIVPSYFADKLPASGILEMPGLAESSCAAGAAFRAISEPGTPLYDSEYKPAGVRILSYIAYPSYSFHSMRPIRSIDDFKGVKVRVSGPGMEIAVAKLGGVGVKVPSTEIYDAVARGTVDATLQGYQAIVHHYGLHYGLHEVVKHSLTGYPFGQSVSTSPKIGQ, encoded by the coding sequence GTGTTCATGGACGAGATGGCGGAGCGCACCGGCGGCAAGGTGCAGTTCCAGTATTTCTCATCCGAGCAATTGGCCAAGTCCACCGAACTGCTCAGCGCCACGCAGCTGGGCGTCGTCGATGTCGGCGAGATCGTTCCCAGCTATTTCGCCGATAAGCTGCCGGCGAGCGGGATCCTGGAAATGCCCGGCCTGGCCGAAAGCTCCTGCGCCGCCGGCGCGGCCTTCCGCGCCATTTCCGAGCCGGGCACGCCGCTCTATGACAGCGAATACAAGCCGGCGGGGGTGCGTATCCTATCCTATATAGCGTACCCCTCTTATTCGTTCCACAGCATGCGCCCGATCCGTTCTATCGATGATTTCAAGGGCGTGAAGGTCCGCGTGTCGGGTCCCGGCATGGAGATTGCGGTCGCCAAGCTGGGCGGGGTCGGCGTCAAGGTGCCCTCGACCGAGATCTATGATGCCGTCGCGCGCGGCACCGTGGATGCGACCCTGCAGGGCTACCAGGCCATCGTGCATCATTATGGGCTGCATTATGGGCTGCATGAGGTGGTGAAACATTCGCTCACCGGCTATCCGTTCGGGCAAAGTGTGAGCACCTCCCCGAAAATCGGACAGTGA
- a CDS encoding ABC transporter substrate-binding protein — protein MKHTSLAAALAAALFSAPLPAAAEELEPIRIIQSTSSAAFMPYLTALTMGYFEEAGLEPELITTSSGSKVAAAVAGGSADVGMTAASTSLFLRNEGVDIRLLAPLATQYTTGIVFSEKWAADHGITRESPLENKLAALKGARLATPGGSAGEHILRYLAIKAGLDADREMVIVPMGSDIGTYQTALEQGQIDGISLSAPSPDLAVRNLNAVYAFNLPMGEVKELDGFLYTVAMTNGAWVDSNPEAAAKVVKAIEMATSAMHDDATSAQVRDKVRERYFDTIEPDLFADIWEQARVYAPKQMQIERADVEKVIEFTNLFSGDTQLDPGIIEGSYYTAP, from the coding sequence ATGAAGCATACATCGCTTGCCGCCGCGCTGGCCGCAGCCCTGTTCAGCGCCCCGCTGCCCGCGGCGGCCGAGGAGCTGGAGCCGATCCGCATCATCCAATCCACCAGCAGCGCGGCTTTCATGCCCTATCTGACCGCGCTGACCATGGGCTATTTCGAGGAAGCCGGGCTCGAGCCCGAGCTGATCACCACCTCCAGCGGCTCCAAGGTCGCCGCCGCCGTGGCCGGGGGCTCAGCCGATGTCGGCATGACGGCGGCCAGCACGTCGCTGTTCCTGCGCAACGAGGGCGTCGATATCCGGCTGCTTGCGCCGCTGGCCACCCAATACACCACCGGGATCGTCTTTTCCGAGAAATGGGCGGCAGACCACGGCATCACCCGCGAAAGCCCGCTCGAGAACAAGCTGGCCGCGTTGAAGGGCGCCCGCCTTGCCACGCCGGGCGGCAGCGCCGGCGAGCACATCCTGCGCTACCTGGCGATCAAGGCGGGGCTCGACGCGGATCGCGAGATGGTGATCGTGCCGATGGGCAGCGACATCGGGACCTATCAGACGGCCCTCGAACAAGGACAGATCGACGGGATCTCGCTTTCGGCGCCCTCCCCCGACCTGGCGGTCCGCAACCTGAACGCGGTCTATGCTTTCAACCTGCCGATGGGCGAAGTGAAGGAGCTCGACGGTTTCCTCTATACCGTCGCCATGACCAACGGCGCCTGGGTGGACAGCAATCCCGAGGCGGCGGCGAAAGTGGTCAAGGCCATCGAAATGGCCACCTCGGCCATGCATGACGATGCGACCTCGGCGCAGGTCCGCGACAAGGTTCGCGAACGCTATTTCGACACGATCGAGCCCGATCTCTTTGCCGATATCTGGGAACAGGCCCGTGTCTATGCCCCGAAACAGATGCAGATCGAACGGGCCGACGTCGAGAAGGTGATCGAGTTCACCAACCTGTTCTCCGGCGACACGCAGCTCGACCCCGGCATTATCGAAGGCAGCTACTACACCGCGCCCTGA
- a CDS encoding aldehyde dehydrogenase family protein, which translates to MGGEWVAFASGATFHSIHPSNGRKLAMLAKGGADINRAVTAARKAFEGDWKKLKPFDRQQILLRIADLVEAQADDLATLDTLEMGAPISRTRASKRRWVSLIRYYAGMVTAIHGDTIPNSIPGNIFSYTLREPIGVVGGITPWNAPVGTAIWKIVPALAAGCTVILKPSEEACLSSLYLGKLMMEAGLPEGVLNVVPGFGDAGAAMAAHDGIDKLCFTGSTATGQAIIRASVGNVKRLTMELCGKSPDIVFADADLDAAVPGAAMAVFANSGQICSAGTRLFVGAGIYDEFVERVADFGKTLRIGDPMRPETELSPLVSQRQLDRVCGYLDTGREEGASVLSGGRRISDGDLGQGFFVEPTVFTGVRDTMRIAREEIFGPVISAIRFDDLDEVIQRGNDTVFGLGSGVWTQSLATAHRVAAGLRAGTVWVNCYQLLDPAVPFGGYKTSGYGRESGRKHIESFLETKAVVMNLG; encoded by the coding sequence ATCGGTGGCGAATGGGTCGCTTTCGCATCGGGTGCGACCTTCCACAGCATCCATCCATCCAACGGCCGGAAACTCGCCATGCTGGCGAAAGGAGGGGCGGACATCAATCGCGCGGTTACGGCCGCCCGCAAGGCCTTTGAAGGCGATTGGAAGAAGCTCAAACCTTTCGACCGGCAGCAGATCCTTCTTCGCATCGCCGATCTTGTCGAGGCGCAGGCGGATGACCTCGCGACCCTCGACACGCTGGAGATGGGCGCACCGATCTCGCGCACCCGCGCCAGCAAACGCCGTTGGGTAAGCCTGATCCGGTATTATGCCGGGATGGTCACGGCGATCCATGGCGACACCATCCCGAATTCGATTCCCGGCAACATCTTTTCCTACACATTGCGCGAACCGATAGGCGTGGTCGGGGGAATCACGCCGTGGAATGCGCCGGTCGGCACGGCCATATGGAAGATCGTGCCGGCCCTTGCCGCGGGTTGCACGGTGATCCTCAAGCCGTCCGAGGAGGCATGCCTGTCATCCCTGTATCTGGGCAAGCTGATGATGGAAGCCGGGCTGCCGGAGGGCGTCCTGAATGTCGTCCCGGGTTTCGGCGATGCCGGTGCGGCAATGGCGGCCCATGACGGCATCGACAAGCTCTGCTTCACCGGCTCCACCGCGACGGGGCAGGCGATCATCCGGGCCTCGGTCGGAAACGTGAAGCGCCTGACGATGGAGCTGTGCGGCAAATCCCCCGACATCGTGTTTGCCGATGCCGATCTTGACGCCGCGGTGCCGGGCGCGGCCATGGCGGTCTTTGCGAATTCCGGGCAGATCTGCTCTGCCGGGACGCGGCTCTTTGTCGGGGCAGGGATATATGACGAATTTGTCGAGCGCGTTGCCGATTTCGGCAAGACGCTGCGCATCGGCGATCCCATGCGCCCTGAAACCGAACTGAGTCCGCTCGTCTCGCAACGCCAGCTGGATCGGGTGTGTGGTTATCTCGACACCGGCCGGGAGGAAGGGGCTTCCGTCCTGTCCGGCGGGCGGCGGATTTCCGATGGCGACCTCGGGCAGGGGTTCTTCGTCGAGCCGACCGTCTTCACCGGCGTCAGGGATACGATGCGCATTGCCCGGGAGGAAATCTTCGGCCCGGTGATCTCGGCGATCAGGTTCGACGACCTGGACGAGGTCATCCAGCGCGGAAACGATACCGTCTTCGGCCTTGGAAGCGGGGTCTGGACGCAGTCGCTTGCGACCGCGCATCGCGTCGCGGCCGGGTTGCGTGCGGGCACCGTCTGGGTGAACTGCTATCAGTTGCTGGATCCTGCGGTTCCCTTCGGCGGCTACAAGACCAGCGGCTATGGCCGGGAATCCGGCCGGAAACATATCGAGAGCTTCCTGGAGACCAAGGCCGTGGTGATGAATCTCGGCTGA
- a CDS encoding MFS transporter, with amino-acid sequence MPKDTKTAGEEIAAPPQERRRHLVVFGFLMLAQLVATLDNQIVATALPTIVGELGQPQYFSWLISAHILVQCAVMPIYGKLGDVLGRKYLCVAALAIFAIGSLACAASWSAVSLIAARSFQAVGTGGLLVSVYAVNADLFEPARRARFQSYLSLMLVFGSFSGPVLGGLLTESFGWRSVFFITAPLSLAGILGFLIFLPRRGARPRPVIDYAGAAALALTITLLVIWMDSIRIFDSFAAPASLALAAGIAVCGFAWVRIERRAPEPVMPLALLASRDFALLVVCTLCCGAISVGLINYHAYFMQMAIGLTPSQAGLFFIAITVGVTCGALVSGRLMSAGWHFTHLLRCSLGLSVVMLSVFAHLSAHVPLAGLAAAFVVQGIATGLSMNAPVLGAQVTALPRDMGAATGAISLVRMVGAALGIAVYGAILAAGRAGLHLPGGDGALTPAALAALPAELRQMVVAQSVASFATLYQIAAFVAAFGFLTTLFMRRPAL; translated from the coding sequence ATGCCCAAAGACACGAAAACCGCCGGGGAAGAGATCGCGGCCCCTCCGCAAGAGCGCAGGAGACATCTCGTCGTCTTCGGCTTCCTGATGCTCGCCCAGCTTGTCGCCACGCTGGACAACCAGATCGTCGCGACCGCGCTGCCGACCATCGTCGGCGAGCTGGGACAGCCGCAATATTTCAGCTGGCTGATCTCGGCCCATATCCTGGTGCAATGCGCGGTGATGCCGATTTACGGCAAGCTGGGCGACGTGCTCGGCCGGAAATATCTCTGCGTCGCCGCCCTGGCGATCTTCGCCATCGGCTCGCTGGCCTGCGCGGCAAGCTGGTCGGCGGTCAGCCTGATCGCGGCGCGGTCGTTCCAGGCGGTCGGAACCGGCGGCCTGCTGGTCTCGGTCTATGCCGTCAATGCCGATCTGTTCGAGCCGGCCCGGCGCGCGCGGTTCCAGAGCTATCTCAGCCTGATGCTGGTCTTCGGCTCCTTCTCGGGGCCGGTGCTGGGCGGGCTGCTGACCGAGAGCTTCGGCTGGCGCTCGGTCTTCTTCATCACCGCGCCGCTCAGCCTGGCGGGCATCCTGGGCTTTCTGATATTCCTGCCGCGGCGTGGGGCGCGGCCCCGGCCGGTGATCGACTATGCCGGGGCCGCGGCGCTGGCCCTCACCATCACGCTTCTGGTGATCTGGATGGACAGCATCCGCATCTTCGACAGTTTCGCGGCACCCGCCAGCCTGGCGCTGGCGGCCGGGATCGCCGTTTGCGGATTTGCCTGGGTGCGCATCGAGCGGCGCGCGCCAGAGCCGGTCATGCCGCTGGCCCTGCTTGCAAGCCGCGACTTCGCGCTTCTGGTGGTCTGCACCCTGTGCTGCGGGGCGATCTCGGTCGGGCTGATCAACTATCACGCCTATTTCATGCAGATGGCCATCGGCCTGACCCCCTCGCAGGCCGGGCTGTTCTTCATCGCGATCACGGTGGGCGTCACCTGCGGCGCCCTGGTCTCGGGGCGGCTGATGTCCGCAGGCTGGCATTTCACCCACCTGTTGCGCTGCTCGCTGGGGCTGAGCGTCGTGATGCTCAGCGTATTCGCGCATCTTTCGGCGCATGTGCCGCTGGCGGGGCTGGCGGCGGCCTTCGTGGTTCAGGGCATCGCCACCGGGCTGTCGATGAACGCGCCGGTGCTGGGCGCGCAGGTGACCGCCCTGCCCCGGGACATGGGCGCGGCGACCGGCGCGATCTCGCTGGTGCGGATGGTCGGCGCGGCCCTGGGCATCGCCGTCTATGGCGCGATCCTTGCGGCGGGCCGGGCCGGGCTGCACCTGCCGGGCGGCGACGGGGCGCTGACGCCCGCGGCCCTTGCCGCCCTGCCGGCCGAGCTGCGCCAGATGGTGGTCGCGCAATCGGTCGCCTCCTTCGCGACGCTGTATCAGATCGCGGCCTTTGTCGCGGCTTTCGGCTTTCTCACCACCCTGTTCATGCGCCGGCCGGCGCTCTGA
- a CDS encoding aldehyde dehydrogenase → MTRQDIIPHAGKFFIGGEWSAPSSDATITVRNSATEEIFEVVAEAQEADIDRAVEAARRAFDSGPWPRMSHEERAAHMHRLADELDRRADRQARIWTAESGVLHAIATMRMPAVSASYRYYAGLAATYPFQERHPSQSGGALALLLREPVGVVGAIIPWNGTPGIIANKVAPALLAGCTVIVKSSPEAPGPAYILAEAAEAAGLPAGVINIVTADREASERLVRHPGVDKITFTGSTLAGRRIASACGERIARVTLELGGKSPALVLDDYDLGTAAKAITSRATFLTGQVCASLTRIIVSRHRHDALVEALSENFRAVKVGDPFEPSCEMGPLAMERHRERVEGYIAKGKAEGARLTAGGGRPKGLDRGYFVEPTVFANVGNDLTIAREEIFGPVLSVIPAENEAQAVEIANDTIYGLNASVFTQDADRAYAVARQIRSGTVGQNGYRLEMGLAFGGFKQSGLGREGGTEGLAPYLETKVVVVDGTPGNAGRVVG, encoded by the coding sequence ATGACCCGACAAGACATCATCCCGCATGCAGGGAAATTCTTCATCGGCGGAGAGTGGTCCGCGCCCTCCAGCGATGCGACGATCACAGTGCGGAACTCGGCCACCGAGGAGATCTTCGAGGTCGTGGCCGAGGCGCAGGAGGCGGATATCGACCGTGCCGTCGAAGCCGCGCGCCGCGCCTTCGACAGCGGACCCTGGCCGCGCATGTCGCATGAGGAGCGCGCGGCCCATATGCACCGGCTCGCCGACGAGCTGGACAGGCGGGCGGATCGGCAGGCGCGGATCTGGACCGCCGAATCCGGCGTGCTGCACGCCATCGCCACCATGCGGATGCCCGCGGTCAGCGCCAGCTATCGCTATTACGCCGGCCTGGCGGCGACCTATCCCTTCCAGGAACGGCATCCCTCGCAATCCGGCGGCGCGCTGGCCTTGCTGCTGCGCGAGCCGGTCGGCGTGGTCGGCGCCATCATCCCCTGGAACGGCACGCCGGGCATCATCGCCAACAAGGTGGCGCCGGCGCTGCTGGCGGGCTGCACCGTCATCGTCAAGTCCTCGCCCGAGGCGCCGGGTCCGGCCTATATCCTGGCCGAGGCCGCCGAGGCGGCCGGGCTGCCCGCAGGGGTGATCAACATCGTCACCGCCGACCGGGAGGCGTCCGAGAGGCTGGTCCGCCATCCCGGCGTGGACAAGATCACCTTCACCGGCTCGACGCTCGCCGGGCGGCGCATCGCCTCGGCTTGCGGCGAGCGCATCGCCCGGGTCACCCTGGAACTGGGCGGCAAGTCGCCCGCGCTGGTCCTCGACGATTACGACCTCGGGACGGCGGCGAAGGCCATCACATCGCGGGCGACCTTCCTGACCGGGCAGGTCTGCGCCTCGCTGACCCGGATCATCGTCTCGCGGCACCGCCACGACGCGCTGGTCGAGGCGCTGAGCGAGAATTTCAGGGCGGTGAAGGTCGGCGACCCCTTCGAGCCCTCGTGCGAGATGGGGCCGCTGGCCATGGAACGGCACCGCGAGCGGGTCGAGGGATATATCGCCAAGGGCAAGGCGGAAGGCGCGCGGCTGACCGCGGGCGGCGGGCGCCCGAAGGGCCTCGACCGGGGCTATTTCGTCGAGCCGACGGTGTTTGCCAATGTCGGCAACGACCTGACCATTGCCCGCGAGGAGATCTTCGGCCCCGTCCTGTCGGTCATCCCAGCCGAGAACGAGGCGCAAGCGGTCGAGATCGCGAACGACACCATCTACGGGCTGAATGCCTCGGTCTTCACCCAAGACGCGGATCGCGCCTATGCGGTGGCGCGCCAGATCCGCTCGGGCACGGTCGGCCAGAACGGCTACCGGCTTGAAATGGGCCTGGCCTTCGGCGGCTTCAAGCAATCCGGCCTGGGGCGCGAGGGCGGCACTGAAGGGCTGGCACCCTATCTCGAGACCAAGGTCGTGGTCGTGGACGGCACGCCCGGCAATGCGGGCCGGGTGGTCGGCTGA
- the dctP gene encoding TRAP transporter substrate-binding protein DctP, giving the protein MKNRLTAFALGLCWLVGAPGMAAAQDQISLRLGGMVPPTHFVGAHGTKVFMDEMAARTGGKVQFQYFPSEQLAKSTELMNSVQLGVVDVGEIVPGYFADKLPLSGIIEMPGLAEGSCAASAAFRTISEPGTPLYDSEYKTANIRVLSYMVFPPYSIDGTRPLKSMQDFKGAKIRVAGPGMELAVAKLGAVGIKIPAGEIYDAVARGTVDAATLAFMAFVDYYGLHEVAKYSLTGYPLGSASMFLAISEKKFQSLPADVQQAMIEAGKVAEKSACEFMDKEEAAAMERAIQAGVEVTQVSDEMRAEMDALLAPVAADWAANLDKQGRPGTETLNAYRAALGK; this is encoded by the coding sequence ATGAAAAACAGATTGACGGCTTTTGCACTGGGATTGTGCTGGCTGGTCGGCGCGCCGGGCATGGCCGCGGCCCAGGACCAGATCTCGCTCAGGCTGGGCGGCATGGTGCCGCCGACCCATTTCGTCGGCGCCCACGGCACCAAGGTGTTCATGGACGAGATGGCGGCGCGCACCGGCGGCAAGGTGCAGTTCCAGTATTTCCCCTCGGAACAGCTGGCCAAGTCCACCGAGCTGATGAACTCGGTGCAGCTTGGCGTCGTCGATGTCGGCGAGATCGTGCCGGGCTATTTCGCCGATAAGCTGCCGCTGAGCGGGATCATCGAAATGCCCGGCCTGGCCGAAGGCTCATGCGCTGCCAGCGCGGCCTTCCGCACGATTTCCGAGCCGGGCACGCCGCTTTATGACAGCGAATACAAGACCGCGAACATTCGCGTACTGTCCTATATGGTGTTTCCGCCCTATTCGATCGACGGCACCCGCCCGCTCAAGTCGATGCAGGACTTCAAGGGCGCGAAGATCCGCGTGGCCGGCCCCGGCATGGAGCTTGCGGTGGCCAAGCTGGGCGCCGTCGGCATCAAGATCCCGGCGGGCGAGATCTATGATGCCGTTGCCCGCGGCACGGTGGATGCGGCGACGCTCGCCTTCATGGCCTTCGTCGATTACTACGGGCTGCACGAGGTGGCGAAATATTCGCTGACCGGCTACCCGCTCGGCAGCGCCTCGATGTTCCTGGCCATTTCCGAAAAGAAGTTCCAGTCGCTGCCCGCGGACGTGCAGCAGGCGATGATCGAGGCCGGCAAGGTGGCTGAGAAAAGCGCCTGCGAATTCATGGACAAGGAAGAAGCCGCCGCCATGGAGCGCGCCATCCAGGCCGGGGTCGAGGTCACCCAGGTCAGCGACGAGATGCGGGCCGAGATGGACGCGCTGCTGGCGCCGGTCGCCGCGGACTGGGCCGCCAACCTGGACAAGCAGGGCCGCCCCGGCACCGAGACGCTGAACGCCTACAGGGCCGCGCTTGGAAAATGA
- the dctP gene encoding TRAP transporter substrate-binding protein DctP produces the protein MKNRLTAFALGLCWLVGAPGMAAAQEQISLRLGGFLPPTHWVEVHGTKVFMDEMAARTGGKVQFQYFPTEQLAKSTELLSATQLGVVDIGEIAPSYFADKIPLAGILEMPGLAESSCAASAAFRTISEPGTPLYDSEYKPAGVRILSYMVMPPYSIHGRKPIHKMEDFKGMKIRAAGAGMELSVAKLGGAGVKVPNGEIYDAVARGTVDTTLLAFMSSVDYMGLPEVAKYSFTGYNFGQGAVFLGISEKKFQALPPDVQEAMIEAGKKAQQSACEFMDKEEAAAMERAVQAGVEVTQVSDEMRAEMDALLAPVAADWAANLDAHGRPGTPTLEAYKAALGK, from the coding sequence ATGAAAAACAGATTGACGGCTTTCGCACTGGGATTGTGCTGGCTGGTCGGCGCGCCGGGCATGGCCGCCGCGCAGGAGCAGATCTCGCTCAGGCTGGGCGGCTTCCTGCCCCCGACCCATTGGGTCGAGGTCCATGGCACCAAGGTGTTCATGGACGAGATGGCGGCGCGCACCGGCGGCAAGGTGCAGTTCCAGTATTTCCCCACCGAACAGCTGGCCAAGTCGACCGAGCTGCTCAGCGCCACGCAGCTTGGCGTCGTCGATATCGGCGAGATCGCGCCCAGCTATTTCGCCGACAAGATCCCGCTGGCCGGCATCCTGGAAATGCCCGGCCTGGCCGAAAGCTCCTGCGCCGCCAGTGCGGCCTTCCGCACCATCTCCGAGCCGGGCACGCCGCTTTATGACAGCGAATACAAGCCGGCCGGCGTGCGCATCCTTTCCTATATGGTCATGCCGCCCTATTCGATTCACGGCCGCAAGCCCATCCACAAGATGGAGGATTTCAAGGGCATGAAGATCCGCGCGGCCGGGGCCGGCATGGAGCTTTCGGTGGCCAAGCTGGGCGGGGCCGGCGTCAAGGTCCCGAACGGCGAGATCTATGATGCCGTCGCCCGCGGCACGGTGGACACCACCTTGCTCGCCTTCATGTCATCGGTGGACTACATGGGGCTTCCCGAAGTCGCGAAATACTCCTTCACCGGCTACAATTTCGGTCAAGGCGCGGTCTTCCTGGGCATTTCCGAGAAAAAGTTCCAGGCGCTGCCGCCGGACGTGCAGGAGGCGATGATCGAGGCCGGCAAGAAGGCCCAGCAGAGCGCCTGCGAATTCATGGACAAGGAAGAGGCCGCCGCCATGGAGCGCGCCGTCCAGGCCGGAGTCGAGGTCACCCAGGTCAGCGACGAGATGCGGGCCGAGATGGACGCGCTGCTGGCGCCGGTCGCCGCGGACTGGGCCGCCAATCTGGACGCCCACGGACGCCCCGGCACCCCGACGCTGGAGGCCTACAAGGCCGCCCTGGGCAAATGA